A single window of Synechococcus sp. C9 DNA harbors:
- a CDS encoding ribonuclease Z encodes MEITFLGTSSGVPTRGRNVSSIGLKLPQRAEVWLFDCGEGTQHQLLRSDLKSSQIRRIFITHMHGDHIFGLVGLLASCGLAGDNHRVDIYGPADLQGYIKACLRYSQMRFAFPVEVHPVSPGLVYEDGEFQVTCAPLKHRVPAFGYRVGERERAGEFNVAKAQALGIPPGPVYGQLKRGETVTLPDGRVIDGREFCGSPQPGRHFVYCTDTIYCDQAVALAQGADVLVHEATFAHQDAALAFERLHSTSTMAAQVALAAGVKQLILTHFSPRYAPGNPLQLSDLLAEAQAIFPNTVLASDFFTYSIPRAQTTTTVPVG; translated from the coding sequence GTGGAAATCACGTTTTTGGGAACCAGTTCGGGGGTGCCGACCCGGGGGCGGAATGTGTCCAGTATCGGGTTAAAGTTGCCCCAGCGGGCGGAGGTGTGGCTGTTTGACTGTGGGGAGGGCACCCAGCACCAACTGTTACGCAGTGATTTGAAATCCAGTCAAATTCGTCGGATTTTTATCACCCACATGCATGGGGATCATATTTTTGGCTTGGTTGGGTTGCTTGCCAGTTGCGGGTTGGCGGGGGACAATCACCGGGTGGACATCTATGGTCCGGCGGATTTGCAGGGGTATATCAAAGCCTGCTTGCGCTACAGTCAGATGCGGTTTGCGTTTCCGGTGGAGGTGCATCCGGTGTCGCCGGGGTTGGTCTATGAGGATGGGGAGTTTCAAGTGACCTGTGCGCCGTTGAAGCATCGGGTGCCCGCCTTTGGCTATCGGGTGGGGGAACGGGAACGGGCGGGGGAATTTAACGTGGCGAAGGCGCAGGCGTTGGGGATTCCACCAGGACCGGTGTACGGACAGTTGAAACGGGGGGAAACGGTGACCCTGCCGGATGGACGGGTGATCGATGGGCGGGAGTTCTGTGGTTCGCCGCAACCGGGACGGCATTTTGTGTACTGCACAGATACAATCTATTGCGACCAGGCGGTGGCGTTGGCGCAGGGGGCGGATGTGTTGGTGCATGAGGCGACCTTTGCCCACCAGGATGCGGCGTTGGCGTTTGAACGGCTCCATTCCACATCCACGATGGCGGCGCAGGTGGCTCTAGCGGCGGGGGTCAAGCAGTTGATCCTCACCCATTTCAGCCCCCGTTATGCTCCGGGTAATCCCCTGCAATTGAGCGATTTATTGGCGGAAGCCCAGGCGATTTTCCCCAATACGGTGCTGGCGAGTGATTTTTTTACCTACAGCATTCCCCGTGCCCAAACGACAACTACAGTGCCGGTGGGATGA
- a CDS encoding TPM domain-containing protein has product MGWVLAVVLGWGLWVSPAFAYDNPDLLPSQPTPIIDLNRSLTDVQEMALAQELEQFEQEHGWKLRVVTQYDRTPGKAVKDFWGLDDRSVLLVADPRGGNLLSFNVGDAVYQKMPRLFWIELQARFGNMFYVREHGEDQAIIQALRSVETCLVREEGCKVVPGLPQEQWLLTLITSLVGGVICGFAAQPRRQGQVIAWQWVLIFSPLWGMLFISFGLGPVLSRTSDWLPVVRNVAGFAIGALVAYLSPIFGEPFPSKT; this is encoded by the coding sequence ATGGGGTGGGTGTTGGCAGTGGTATTGGGTTGGGGGCTGTGGGTGTCGCCCGCCTTTGCCTACGATAATCCCGACCTTTTGCCCAGCCAGCCCACGCCGATTATTGACCTGAATCGTTCCCTCACCGATGTCCAGGAAATGGCTTTGGCGCAGGAGTTAGAGCAATTTGAGCAGGAACATGGCTGGAAACTGCGGGTGGTGACCCAGTACGACCGTACCCCCGGCAAGGCGGTCAAAGATTTTTGGGGTTTGGATGACCGGAGTGTGTTGTTGGTGGCAGACCCCCGGGGCGGTAATTTGCTAAGTTTCAACGTCGGGGATGCGGTATATCAAAAAATGCCCCGCCTGTTTTGGATTGAACTGCAAGCCCGGTTTGGGAATATGTTTTATGTTCGGGAGCATGGGGAAGATCAGGCGATTATCCAAGCCTTGCGTTCCGTAGAAACCTGTCTGGTGCGGGAAGAGGGATGCAAAGTGGTGCCCGGTTTACCCCAGGAGCAATGGCTGTTGACCCTGATCACTTCCCTGGTGGGGGGCGTAATTTGTGGGTTTGCCGCCCAACCCCGTCGCCAAGGACAGGTGATCGCCTGGCAATGGGTACTGATTTTTTCGCCCCTGTGGGGAATGCTGTTTATTTCCTTCGGTTTAGGACCCGTTCTGAGCCGTACCAGTGATTGGTTGCCCGTCGTGCGGAACGTGGCTGGGTTTGCCATCGGTGCCTTGGTCGCCTACCTCAGCCCCATTTTTGGGGAACCTTTTCCCTCCAAAACCTGA
- a CDS encoding gamma carbonic anhydrase family protein, with protein MNAVPQVDLAAFVAPNATLIGDVRLGVDANIWYQAVLRGDYSPILVGQGTNIQDGCILHGDPGAPTILGDWVTVGHRAVIHSAEIHTGALIGIGAIILNGVTVGTGCIVGAGAVVTKSLPDYSLAVGIPAKVVREVTPQEAANLITHAQEYVILARQHARQVLEGKGSPKMGLR; from the coding sequence ATGAATGCTGTTCCCCAGGTGGATTTAGCCGCTTTTGTAGCTCCTAATGCAACCTTAATTGGGGATGTGCGCCTGGGGGTGGATGCCAATATCTGGTATCAGGCGGTACTGCGGGGGGATTACAGCCCGATTCTCGTAGGACAGGGCACGAATATCCAGGACGGCTGTATCCTGCACGGCGACCCAGGAGCACCTACGATTTTGGGGGATTGGGTGACGGTGGGGCATCGGGCGGTGATTCACAGTGCGGAAATCCACACGGGGGCGTTGATCGGCATCGGGGCGATTATCCTGAATGGGGTGACGGTGGGCACAGGCTGTATCGTGGGGGCGGGAGCGGTCGTGACCAAATCTTTGCCGGATTATTCCCTCGCAGTGGGCATTCCCGCCAAGGTGGTACGGGAGGTGACCCCCCAGGAGGCGGCAAACCTGATCACCCATGCCCAGGAATACGTTATCCTCGCCCGCCAGCACGCCCGTCAGGTTTTGGAGGGAAAAGGTTCCCCAAAAATGGGGCTGAGGTAG
- a CDS encoding Uma2 family endonuclease, with protein sequence MVTLQFRQLDIPPGQRLLIHGLQWSEFEAIMAELGEKRASRLAYWDGVLEIRMPLPEHEVDKELIGDLVKILLEELGLDCECFGSTTFKRQEMNFGIEPDQCFYIQHHRQMQGKRRLNLAIDPPPDLAIEVDVTSQTQVEAYTRLGVPELWVYGEAELTIYVLQSGQYQRAECSSIFPNVPILAWVPELLNQSITLGRSQALRSLRQKIRSLPLP encoded by the coding sequence ATGGTTACGTTACAATTCCGACAACTGGATATTCCCCCTGGTCAACGCTTGCTCATTCATGGGCTTCAATGGTCTGAATTTGAGGCGATTATGGCTGAATTGGGCGAAAAACGAGCCAGCCGCCTTGCCTATTGGGATGGAGTGTTGGAGATTAGGATGCCATTACCAGAGCATGAAGTGGATAAAGAACTGATTGGTGATCTGGTGAAAATCCTGTTAGAAGAATTAGGGCTTGACTGCGAGTGCTTTGGTTCAACCACCTTCAAACGCCAAGAAATGAACTTTGGCATTGAACCGGATCAATGCTTTTACATTCAACACCATAGACAAATGCAAGGTAAGCGTCGGCTCAACTTAGCCATTGACCCCCCACCCGACCTCGCCATTGAAGTAGATGTTACCTCCCAGACCCAGGTGGAGGCTTATACCCGTTTGGGCGTGCCGGAATTATGGGTTTATGGGGAGGCTGAGCTAACGATTTATGTTCTGCAATCGGGACAATATCAGCGTGCTGAGTGCAGTTCTATCTTCCCCAATGTGCCAATTTTAGCCTGGGTGCCGGAACTCCTGAATCAGAGCATCACCCTGGGGAGAAGCCAAGCCCTACGCAGTTTGCGCCAAAAAATCAGGTCGTTGCCCCTGCCCTAG
- the miaB gene encoding tRNA (N6-isopentenyl adenosine(37)-C2)-methylthiotransferase MiaB, which yields MTRRYHIVTFGCQMNRADSERMAGVLEDLGWEATADENQADLILYNTCTIRDNAEQKVYSYLGRQAKRKHQNPGLTLVVAGCVAQQEGERLLRRVPELDAVMGPQYANRLGDILAQVEQGQQVVATEAIDILEDITKPRRDSRVTAWVNVIYGCNEHCTYCVVPQVRGKEQSRQPEAIKQEIIGLAEQGYKEITLLGQNIDAYGRDLGTRPDGRYRVTLTDLLYFIHEVPGIERIRFVTSHPRYFTERLIQACAALPKVCEHFHIPFQSGDNEILRRMQRGYTREKYCQIIDKIRHYLPDAAISADAIVGFPGETEAQFERTLDLVAQIGFDQLNTAAYSPRPGTPAATWDGQVPEEVKQDRLQRLNHLVAQVAAQRSQRYQGRVEEILIEGFNPKDATQGMGRTRTNRLTFVAGETQVGRLVPVQITEVRAFSLTGVPVVCLSRAGQVG from the coding sequence ATGACCCGTCGTTATCACATTGTTACCTTTGGTTGTCAGATGAACCGTGCCGATTCGGAGCGGATGGCGGGGGTTTTAGAGGATTTGGGCTGGGAGGCAACCGCCGATGAAAACCAAGCGGATTTAATTCTGTACAACACCTGTACGATTCGGGACAATGCTGAGCAAAAGGTTTATTCCTATCTGGGGCGGCAGGCGAAACGCAAGCACCAAAATCCCGGTTTGACCCTGGTGGTGGCGGGCTGTGTTGCCCAACAGGAGGGGGAACGGTTGTTGCGCCGGGTGCCGGAATTGGATGCGGTCATGGGACCTCAGTATGCGAACCGCCTGGGGGACATTTTGGCGCAGGTGGAACAGGGACAGCAGGTGGTGGCGACGGAAGCGATTGACATTTTGGAAGACATTACCAAACCCCGCCGGGACAGTCGGGTGACCGCCTGGGTGAACGTGATTTACGGGTGCAACGAACACTGTACCTATTGTGTCGTGCCCCAGGTGCGGGGGAAGGAACAATCCCGCCAACCGGAAGCCATCAAACAGGAAATTATTGGGCTGGCAGAACAGGGGTATAAAGAAATTACGTTGTTAGGACAAAATATTGATGCCTACGGGCGGGATTTGGGCACTCGTCCCGACGGTCGTTATCGGGTGACGTTAACGGATTTGCTGTATTTTATTCATGAGGTGCCGGGGATCGAGCGGATTCGGTTTGTGACCAGTCATCCCCGGTATTTTACTGAGCGGTTGATCCAAGCCTGTGCGGCATTGCCTAAGGTGTGCGAGCATTTTCACATTCCCTTTCAGTCCGGGGATAACGAGATTTTGCGGCGGATGCAGAGGGGCTATACCAGGGAAAAGTACTGTCAAATCATTGACAAAATTCGTCATTATCTCCCGGATGCCGCCATCAGTGCCGATGCGATTGTGGGGTTTCCCGGCGAGACGGAAGCCCAGTTTGAACGGACGTTGGACTTGGTGGCGCAGATTGGCTTTGACCAATTGAATACAGCCGCCTATTCCCCTCGCCCTGGGACACCGGCGGCGACTTGGGACGGGCAAGTTCCTGAGGAGGTGAAACAGGACCGCCTGCAACGGTTGAATCATCTGGTGGCGCAGGTGGCGGCGCAACGCTCCCAACGCTATCAGGGGCGGGTGGAGGAAATTCTCATCGAGGGGTTCAATCCCAAGGATGCCACCCAGGGGATGGGGCGTACCCGCACGAATCGGCTGACCTTTGTGGCGGGGGAAACCCAGGTGGGGCGGTTGGTGCCGGTGCAAATCACGGAGGTGCGGGCGTTTAGCCTGACGGGGGTGCCGGTGGTTTGCCTTTCCAGGGCTGGACAGGTCGGTTAA
- a CDS encoding DUF5132 domain-containing protein, with product MEFEALFLGLEPVTALAVGVGVLALAPLVGMATKSELADSARETAKKGLVMVFEAFDKAQSAVAEAGESFQDLVAEARAERAASRNGASAPPQEVNLSD from the coding sequence ATGGAATTTGAGGCTTTATTTTTGGGCTTGGAACCGGTGACGGCTCTGGCTGTGGGGGTGGGGGTTTTGGCGCTGGCTCCCTTGGTGGGGATGGCGACCAAGAGTGAATTGGCAGATTCCGCCCGGGAAACCGCCAAAAAAGGTCTGGTGATGGTTTTTGAAGCCTTTGACAAAGCCCAAAGTGCGGTGGCAGAAGCGGGAGAATCGTTCCAGGATTTGGTGGCAGAGGCGAGGGCAGAACGGGCGGCTTCCCGAAATGGGGCAAGTGCGCCCCCGCAGGAAGTGAATTTGAGCGACTAA
- a CDS encoding tetratricopeptide repeat protein encodes MNIDRRWMGVILGVMLALSASPSPGQTPSTRANNSLPLILIASGGVLTIGVLALWLLSQRQPPASPPATPPVSSAPPAPPPPKPNPVKPPSQANIFLNMGRQKAERGDHEEAIQDFNQVLALDPHNAEAYYERGVAYRRLQNYAQALADLNQAILFNPNMGEAYYNRGLIRFKVKDYQRAVEDYSKALEFNSEAAEFYHNRSLARRKLGDYEGASADYKKALDLNPNYRYIHKEVTTHKQRMGADDFYERGLVKMEKGDYKGALEELNQALRMDTDLAPCYFDRAKVRLAIGDQVGAVDDLRKAADLFLEMGDTERCDQVTEVLKMQQFRNI; translated from the coding sequence GTGAACATTGACCGTAGATGGATGGGTGTCATTCTCGGAGTCATGCTTGCCCTGAGTGCGTCCCCTAGCCCTGGTCAAACCCCCAGTACCCGTGCCAATAATTCATTACCGTTGATTTTAATCGCCAGCGGAGGGGTGCTAACCATCGGCGTTTTAGCCCTCTGGTTGCTTTCCCAACGCCAGCCCCCAGCCAGTCCCCCTGCCACACCCCCGGTTTCCTCTGCCCCACCGGCTCCCCCACCCCCCAAACCCAACCCGGTCAAACCTCCCAGTCAAGCCAACATTTTCCTAAATATGGGGAGACAAAAGGCAGAACGGGGCGACCATGAAGAGGCGATCCAGGACTTTAACCAGGTGCTGGCTCTCGACCCCCACAATGCGGAAGCCTACTACGAGCGGGGGGTTGCCTACCGACGTTTGCAAAATTATGCCCAAGCTCTCGCTGACCTGAATCAGGCGATTTTATTTAACCCCAATATGGGAGAAGCCTACTACAATCGGGGGTTAATTCGGTTCAAAGTCAAAGATTATCAACGGGCGGTGGAGGATTACAGCAAAGCCTTAGAATTTAACTCAGAAGCGGCAGAATTTTATCACAATCGTAGCCTGGCTCGCCGCAAATTGGGGGACTACGAAGGGGCTTCCGCTGATTACAAAAAAGCCCTGGATTTGAATCCCAATTACCGATACATTCACAAGGAAGTCACCACCCACAAACAGCGGATGGGAGCGGATGATTTTTACGAACGGGGATTGGTCAAGATGGAAAAAGGGGACTACAAAGGTGCCTTAGAAGAACTCAATCAAGCCCTACGCATGGATACGGATTTAGCTCCCTGTTATTTTGACCGGGCAAAAGTGCGCTTAGCCATTGGCGACCAGGTGGGGGCAGTGGATGACCTGCGGAAAGCCGCTGATTTATTCTTAGAAATGGGCGATACAGAGCGGTGCGACCAAGTGACTGAAGTATTAAAAATGCAACAATTCCGTAATATCTGA
- a CDS encoding GTP-binding protein, which produces MRRWQWGLFLVGLVVTLVLGLGFLQNLLGLYTQILTLSGATVANLLLGLVLLVVLGLLLTLARIFWLVGHRPTRRPTPRHPHQAVGAQLEAIAQQLAQIEDRIARQVLEAQHQELAAQQARQPLRLVIIGTASTGKTALVNTLLGRIAGEVAATLGTTTTAQVYGFRLKGVPRPIELMDTPGLQEGSAAGATREQQARAWAAQADLVIFVVDNDLRQSEFEVLKHLREQGKRVVLAFNKTDLYLTSDQEELLTQIRQRVQGLLAPGDVVGIAGAPPAVTLTTGEPYQPPPEIEPLLQRVAEILRTEGEDLIADNLLLQCQRLGAQAQEILDRQRQRQAEAIVERFQWIGAGVVWLTPLPGVDLLAQAAVQAQMVVELGQVYGCHLSLAQGRELALSLAKTLTALGVARGVASLVSRTLKATIAGYVLTSAVQSISAAYLTRVAGLSFITYFRHQQSWGAAGMAGVVQSQVQAQQAGLSQFIQQAWQRLQSQNKSE; this is translated from the coding sequence ATGCGGCGTTGGCAGTGGGGTTTATTCCTGGTGGGTCTGGTTGTGACCCTGGTTTTGGGGCTGGGATTTCTGCAAAATTTACTGGGTTTGTACACCCAAATCCTGACCCTGAGCGGGGCAACCGTCGCGAATCTCCTGCTGGGATTGGTGTTACTGGTGGTGTTGGGATTATTGCTGACCTTGGCACGCATTTTTTGGTTGGTCGGTCATCGTCCCACCCGACGACCCACGCCCCGGCATCCCCACCAGGCGGTCGGTGCCCAACTGGAGGCAATTGCCCAACAGCTCGCCCAAATCGAAGACCGGATTGCCCGGCAGGTTTTGGAAGCCCAACATCAAGAACTCGCCGCCCAGCAAGCCCGCCAACCCCTGCGCCTGGTGATCATCGGTACCGCCTCAACGGGGAAAACGGCTTTGGTCAATACATTGCTAGGACGCATTGCCGGGGAAGTTGCCGCCACCTTGGGAACCACGACCACCGCTCAGGTGTACGGGTTTCGCCTCAAAGGGGTCCCCCGTCCGATTGAACTGATGGATACCCCCGGACTCCAGGAGGGTTCGGCGGCGGGAGCCACGCGGGAACAGCAGGCACGGGCATGGGCGGCTCAGGCGGATTTGGTGATTTTTGTGGTGGATAATGACCTGCGCCAGTCGGAATTTGAGGTGCTGAAACATTTGCGGGAACAGGGGAAACGGGTGGTGTTGGCGTTCAATAAAACGGATTTGTACCTCACCAGCGACCAGGAGGAACTGCTCACCCAAATTCGCCAACGGGTGCAGGGACTGCTTGCCCCTGGGGATGTGGTGGGCATTGCCGGTGCCCCCCCTGCGGTTACGTTAACTACCGGGGAACCCTACCAGCCCCCCCCGGAAATTGAACCCCTGTTACAGCGGGTGGCAGAAATTTTACGCACCGAGGGGGAGGACTTGATTGCCGATAATTTGTTATTGCAATGTCAGCGGTTGGGTGCCCAAGCCCAGGAGATTCTCGACCGGCAACGGCAACGGCAGGCGGAGGCGATTGTGGAGCGGTTCCAGTGGATTGGGGCGGGGGTGGTGTGGCTCACCCCTTTGCCGGGGGTGGATTTGCTGGCGCAGGCGGCGGTACAGGCGCAAATGGTGGTGGAATTGGGGCAGGTCTATGGCTGTCATCTGAGTTTGGCGCAGGGGCGGGAGTTGGCGCTCTCCTTGGCGAAAACCCTGACCGCATTGGGGGTCGCCCGGGGGGTCGCCAGTCTGGTCAGCCGTACCCTCAAGGCAACGATAGCAGGATATGTATTAACATCAGCAGTTCAAAGTATTAGTGCCGCCTATTTGACCCGGGTGGCGGGGTTGAGTTTTATCACCTATTTTCGCCATCAGCAAAGCTGGGGGGCGGCGGGGATGGCGGGCGTCGTGCAAAGCCAGGTGCAAGCCCAACAGGCGGGGCTGTCCCAATTTATCCAGCAGGCATGGCAACGCCTCCAATCCCAAAATAAATCCGAATAA
- a CDS encoding alkaline phosphatase PhoX → MSITRREALLFLASGLGAVALGTGKAAVAKPTPLKFTPVRGVMPLPTDGLTGAQQKTAYRQVEVRDELVLPEGYTYEVIASWGDKLGDSRFGYNNDYLSFIPAGANQGYLTVNFEYISALPWTQTYQQVIGEALPFEELQKALEKGAVDAYGLPAGDPLKEQIQKVAVAALTDVGIGVMTIRQEGNRWVKAPSPADRRISGISGWRDGNYLESTGPATLIFRKTQGQGYVDNLGTKIIGTLGNCAGGTTPWGTVLSAEENFQYLVAEPVYSDGTSFAPATRPFAIADGELAGHGSALGLPGNKYGWIVEIDPANPNDRGTKHTWLGRYRHEAVGIRVVAGKPLAFYSGCDRRGGHLYKFVSREAVQNPQDKNNSRLLRDGMLYAAKFNPDGTGRWIPLQPETPVNPDPPEVHAGGLLNLPKRPEGGFAPVTTTSEVEQYKQQYKTLGDLYTGSREEKQGAILIDAHYAANAVGATCTARPEDTKVAADGTLYIAFTSGSPSSKDGGPDERVFIGPYNQKSYEPGWIMALREQGGEPTAMTFTWQMVATGGEPTLDGGGFANPDNLMVDSAGDLWMVTDMSTSRLNNPAAVPGIGRFGNNTMWYIPTQGAQAGQAFLFAIGPMGCEMTGPYLSDDRKTLFLAVQHPGEDAGIRKDGAKRTLEVRMQTKDGERFMQERVVPQGSNWPARTPNAPPKPAVVAIRRLDGQPLA, encoded by the coding sequence ATGAGTATCACCCGGCGGGAAGCGCTGTTATTTTTGGCGAGCGGATTGGGGGCGGTGGCTTTGGGAACGGGGAAAGCGGCGGTAGCCAAGCCCACCCCTTTGAAATTTACGCCGGTGCGGGGGGTGATGCCCCTACCGACGGACGGGCTGACGGGGGCGCAACAAAAAACCGCCTATCGCCAGGTGGAGGTGCGGGATGAATTAGTCCTGCCGGAGGGTTACACCTACGAGGTGATTGCCAGTTGGGGGGATAAATTGGGGGACAGCCGGTTTGGGTATAACAATGATTATTTGTCCTTTATCCCCGCCGGTGCCAATCAGGGCTATTTGACCGTCAATTTTGAATACATCAGTGCCCTACCCTGGACACAAACCTATCAACAGGTGATTGGGGAAGCCCTGCCTTTTGAGGAGTTGCAAAAAGCCCTGGAAAAAGGGGCAGTGGATGCCTACGGTCTGCCTGCGGGCGACCCGCTGAAGGAACAAATTCAAAAAGTGGCTGTCGCCGCCCTGACCGATGTGGGGATTGGGGTGATGACGATCCGGCAGGAGGGAAATCGCTGGGTGAAGGCTCCTAGCCCGGCGGATCGGCGGATTTCTGGCATTTCCGGCTGGCGAGATGGCAATTATCTGGAATCAACCGGACCCGCTACCCTGATTTTCCGCAAGACCCAGGGGCAGGGCTATGTGGATAATTTGGGCACTAAAATCATCGGTACCCTTGGCAACTGTGCGGGGGGAACCACGCCCTGGGGGACGGTGTTGAGTGCGGAGGAAAATTTCCAGTATTTAGTGGCAGAACCAGTGTACAGTGATGGCACCTCCTTTGCGCCCGCAACCCGCCCCTTTGCCATTGCGGATGGGGAATTGGCGGGTCATGGCAGTGCCCTGGGGTTGCCGGGGAATAAGTACGGTTGGATCGTGGAAATTGATCCGGCTAATCCCAACGACCGGGGCACCAAACACACCTGGCTGGGGCGTTATCGTCATGAGGCGGTGGGGATTCGAGTGGTTGCTGGGAAACCCTTAGCCTTTTACTCCGGCTGTGACCGGCGGGGCGGGCATCTGTACAAATTTGTCAGCCGGGAGGCGGTGCAAAACCCGCAGGATAAAAACAATTCCCGCCTGTTGCGGGATGGGATGCTCTATGCGGCGAAATTCAACCCGGACGGGACGGGGCGGTGGATTCCCCTGCAACCGGAAACGCCCGTGAACCCCGACCCCCCGGAAGTCCACGCTGGCGGATTGCTCAACCTGCCCAAACGTCCTGAGGGGGGCTTTGCGCCGGTGACCACCACCAGCGAGGTGGAACAGTACAAACAGCAGTACAAAACCCTGGGGGATTTATATACGGGGAGCCGGGAGGAAAAACAGGGGGCGATTTTGATTGATGCCCACTACGCCGCCAATGCTGTCGGTGCTACCTGTACCGCCCGCCCGGAAGATACCAAGGTTGCCGCCGATGGCACGCTGTATATTGCCTTTACATCGGGTAGCCCCAGTAGCAAAGATGGGGGCCCAGACGAGCGGGTGTTTATTGGGCCCTACAACCAAAAATCCTACGAACCGGGCTGGATCATGGCGCTACGGGAGCAGGGAGGGGAACCGACGGCGATGACGTTTACCTGGCAGATGGTCGCCACCGGGGGGGAACCCACTTTGGACGGCGGCGGGTTTGCCAATCCCGATAACCTGATGGTGGACTCGGCGGGGGATTTGTGGATGGTCACGGATATGTCCACGTCCCGGTTGAATAATCCAGCGGCGGTGCCGGGGATTGGGCGGTTTGGCAACAACACCATGTGGTACATTCCCACCCAGGGGGCGCAGGCGGGGCAGGCGTTTTTGTTTGCCATTGGGCCGATGGGTTGCGAAATGACCGGGCCCTATCTGAGCGATGACCGGAAAACCCTGTTTCTGGCCGTGCAACACCCGGGTGAGGATGCCGGTATCCGCAAAGATGGTGCCAAACGCACACTGGAAGTACGGATGCAAACCAAGGACGGTGAGCGGTTTATGCAGGAGCGGGTGGTGCCCCAGGGTTCCAACTGGCCCGCCCGTACCCCCAATGCCCCCCCCAAACCCGCAGTGGTAGCGATTCGCCGTCTGGATGGGCAACCCCTTGCCTAG
- the petH gene encoding ferredoxin--NADP reductase, which translates to MIPSSVASTTSYNNRVFLVEVVGLRQSQATDSLNYAIRHSGSVWLQVPYPRLNQEMRRIHRLGGRIVSMRPQDGPLPAPPVASPNPDPAPVPAKTENKVRQTGSSPAKTTKTKESVSRSKPMTQAKEKTDIPVNIYRPNAPFVGRCLSNEPLVQPGGIGIVQHLKFDLRGGNLRYLEGQSIGIIPPGTDANGKPHKLRLYSIASTRHGDDLDDQTVSLCVRQLEYEHPETKEKVYGVCSTYLCHLEPGAEVKITGPVGKEMLLPDDPDATIIMMATGTGIAPFRAYLWRMFKPGERALNPDYQFRGFAWLIFGIPTTPNILYHQELEALQAEFPDHFRITYAISREQKNSEGGRMYIQHRVAEHAEEIWALLQEPKTHAYMCGLRGMEDGIDAALSLAAAKQGVTWADYQKDLKKQGRWHVETY; encoded by the coding sequence GTGATTCCCAGTTCTGTTGCCAGCACCACATCCTATAACAATCGGGTGTTTCTTGTGGAAGTGGTTGGTCTGCGGCAAAGCCAAGCCACGGACAGCCTCAACTATGCGATTCGGCACAGTGGCTCTGTGTGGTTGCAGGTGCCCTACCCCCGCCTGAATCAGGAAATGCGGCGCATCCATCGCCTGGGGGGGCGGATTGTGAGTATGCGTCCCCAGGATGGACCCCTCCCTGCCCCGCCGGTGGCTTCCCCAAACCCCGACCCCGCCCCAGTTCCCGCCAAAACGGAAAATAAAGTGAGACAAACGGGCAGTTCCCCTGCCAAAACGACTAAAACTAAAGAGTCCGTCTCACGAAGTAAACCCATGACCCAAGCTAAGGAAAAAACCGATATTCCCGTTAATATCTATCGTCCGAATGCGCCCTTTGTGGGGCGGTGTCTGAGCAATGAACCCCTGGTTCAACCCGGCGGCATTGGCATTGTCCAACATCTGAAATTTGACCTGCGGGGCGGCAATTTACGCTACCTAGAAGGGCAAAGCATTGGGATCATTCCCCCCGGCACCGATGCCAACGGCAAACCCCACAAATTGCGCCTGTATTCCATCGCCTCCACCCGCCACGGGGATGACCTGGACGACCAAACCGTGTCCCTGTGCGTGCGCCAATTGGAGTACGAACACCCGGAAACCAAAGAAAAAGTCTATGGGGTCTGTTCCACCTACCTGTGCCATTTGGAGCCGGGCGCAGAAGTGAAAATTACCGGGCCTGTGGGCAAGGAAATGCTCCTGCCGGACGACCCGGACGCAACCATCATCATGATGGCAACCGGAACCGGCATTGCCCCATTTCGGGCTTACCTGTGGCGGATGTTCAAGCCTGGGGAAAGAGCCCTCAACCCGGACTACCAGTTCCGGGGGTTTGCCTGGTTAATTTTTGGCATTCCCACCACCCCCAATATCCTCTATCACCAGGAATTGGAAGCCCTCCAGGCGGAATTTCCCGACCATTTCCGCATTACCTACGCCATCAGCCGGGAGCAGAAAAACAGTGAGGGTGGGCGGATGTACATCCAGCACCGGGTGGCGGAACACGCCGAGGAAATCTGGGCCCTTTTGCAGGAACCCAAAACCCACGCCTATATGTGCGGTCTGCGGGGCATGGAAGATGGTATTGATGCCGCTTTGAGCTTGGCCGCCGCCAAACAGGGGGTCACCTGGGCGGATTACCAAAAAGACCTGAAGAAACAAGGGCGCTGGCACGTGGAAACCTACTAA